The sequence below is a genomic window from Ignavibacteriales bacterium.
TTACATCAAAATGATTATGTACTATACACTGCAATTAAAACAGCCCGTCAGGAAGGATTTAAATATTTTGATTTCGGTGAAGTGACTTCAGATAATGAGGGTCTGGCACGTTTTAAAAGCAAATGGGGATGCGACACAAAACAGCTTTATCATTATTATCATCCGTTACCGGAAGATTTTGATATTAAAACAGTTGATTCAGGTTCAAACGGAAGTTCGCTGAGAAAGTTAATCTGGAAGAAGCTTCCTTTAAATGTAACACAAATTCTTGGCGATAAGATTTATCAATATCTTTGACATAATCTTATCATAAAAGTTGATTGATCTTCATATTATCCCAATAAACATCCGTTCATATAAAATATTTACATTTTTGTACAATTAGCTTTATTTTTCACCGGAGTCTGAATAGTAATAGTTATTATAATTCAATTTTAACAGGAAGATGAAAGCGAATCTCCTTCATTTAAGGAAGAACTCACGGTTCCGTCTGTTTATCGGAATAGTCACTGCTTTGTTCTTTTATAAAATATTTCTAATCAAAAATGAATCTTTAGTCACGTCTTTCATTGGTGAATTATTAATTCTTTGTACAATTATAACCCTCACATTTTATCTTACTGAAATTATCCGGTCAAGAAAAATTAATCCTCTTTCTGTGGTATTGAATATCGGTATCCTTAATGCCGTTTTATTTTTTATCATAACATTCTCTGGAGATTTGTTATCCGGTCTATTTGGAAATATTGAAGCAAAATTAAATCGACCCGGGTTATTTTTCTCAATTATACTTTTTGCTTATGTGCTATTTGTAATAGTCTCTGTTAGCTACATTTTTCTTTCATTCAGAGAATTGTTTTACTTTAAGCAAAAGCGGAATGTAAGTGTGTATTTCAATACAATGGTTGTGTTCTTTGTATTAGCATCACTAACAACCATTCTTGATTCAAACGCGGACCTGTCATTTATCAGCAATACATTTTTGATAGTATCGATTATTCTTGTTTCAATTAATTCGATCAGGATTTCGTGGATTGCATTCATCATAAAAAAAGAAAAAATATCACTCCTGATTTTATCCGTAATTATCTCTGCGCTTTTCATAGTTAACCTTGTTAATTCTAATGATGCAAATTCACATACAAAATTATTATCGGCATATAGTCCCGCACTATCAAAATTTTTACAGATAATTTTGATTTACGGTGCCGTCTATTTCAGTGTTTTATTTTTTACGACTTTATTTCACATACCAACAGCTGAAGCTTTTGACAGGAAAGCACAGGAAGTATCATCGCTTCAGTTTTTCAGTAAACTTATAACAAGAGTACTGGATTTCAGTGAACTTGGAGAAACTGTTGCTGACCTTGCCATACGCATTTGCAACGCGCATTCTGCCTGGGTAATCTGGAATGACGGTGGTGAATTAAAAACTCTGTCGTATAAAAATATTGGTTATGTGGATGCGGAACTGATCACAAATTTTTTCCTTTCAACAAAAAGAAAAGGCGATATAAATTCTACTGTGACTTTGAACCTTGCAAAAATTGAAAACAGGGAATCACTGAATGAAAAGTATAATCAGGCATCTGTTTCACCTTTAAAAACCCATAACGAAATTAAAGGCTACCTTATCACATTAAAAAAAGATGACCAGATTTTTGATGAAGAAGACAAAAATGCACTTGATACATTTGCCGATTACGCGTCAGTAGCATTTGAAAATTCCAGGCTGCTGGAGGAATCAATCGAAAAAGAAAGAATGGAACGTGAACTTGATGTGGCAAGAGAGATCCAGAGAAAAATTCTTCCGTCGCAGAATCCATATTACAAAGGCATTCTTATCTCATCCGTATTTATTCCGGCATTTGAGGTGGGAGGGGATTATTATGACTTCTTCAATATCAGTCAAAATAAAATGGGATTTGTAATCGCTGATGTTTCTGGAAAAGGAATTTCAGCAGCTTTTATAATGGCTGAAATGAAAGGCGTGTTTGAATCGTTATCACACACAATCAGCAGTCCGAAAAATATTTTAGTTAAAGCCAATCATATACTGAAGAATTCACTCGATAAAAAAAGTTTTATCAGTGCAGCATACGGTGTTATCGATCTGGACGATGGAGTGCTGACCCTTGCACGTGCAGGACACTGTCCCGTATTATTAATACGCAACGGAAACGTTGAACGTCTAAGACCCTCAGGAATTGGGCTTGGACTTGACTTTACAGCCAACTTTGAAATGCAGCTTGATGAAATTAAAATTGAGCTGAATGAAAACGATCTGCTGATCCTTTACACTGACGGTATCACCGAGGCAAAAAATTCGGAGATGGAAGATTTTGGTGAAAATCATTTTGAAAAGATACTGATTGAAAATGCTGACCACGATCTTGATATAATCTCGAATAAAGTGATAAAAGAAATAACACTATTTTCAACAAATAATTCTCAGCACGATGACATATCTTTAGTTATTTTGAAATGGAAAAAACAATTTATTAAAAACGAATCGGGTAGCTTGCCCGGCTTAAATAAAATGGAGAAGAAGAATGTCGGAATTTAGCACAATGGTTTCGGATAAAGGTGATGTGAGTATAATTTACCTCAAGGGCTATCTTGATGCACACACAGCACCTGCTTTGGAAAATACCTTTGCATCTCTTATAGATAAGGGTCGATACTCTACAGTCGTAAACTTTAAGGACCTTGCATACATTAGCAGCGCCGGTCTTGGAGTATTTATGGCTTTTATCGAAAAAATGAGAGAGAATAAAGGTGACATAAAACTTACAAATATGACCGATAAGGTATATAATATTTTTGATCTGCTCGGTTTTCCTTTGTTGTATGAAATCTTTAAAACTGAAGATGAAGCACTCACTAAATTTAACGAGATAAAGAAAAGTGAAAAGTGATAAGAAAAAAGCTTTACGCAAAGAGCTTGTAGTTAAAAGTAAAACCGATAATCTTTCAAAGATCAGGGATTTTCTGTTTACCGCCGCAAAGGAAATCGGGTTTACTTCAGATGCTATAGATAATATGACACTTGCTGTTGATGAAGCCTGTACGAATATTATCAAGCATGCATATAAATCACATCCTGACGGAGAAATCATCATCCGGCTACTTTATGCTGAAGGCAAACTTACCATAACGATTATTGATTACGGTACTGCGTTTGAACCCGACACAATTCCTCCGCCTGATCTTAAAAAATATTATCAGCAGCACAGAGTCGGAGGACTCGGAATGTACCTGATGAAAACTCTGATGGACGAAGTGAAGTATGTTTCAATCCCCGGGAAATATAACCAGGTTCTTTTGTCTAAAAACTTAAATACTCCGGGTTAAAATGAGTGAAGTTGACGGACTAAGAGTAAAGAGAAATCTAACCGCCTTAATTGACTTTAGCCGGATCATTAACTCCAGCCTTGATCTAAATTTTATTACAAACAACGTTCTTCTTACATGTATGGGAAAATTCCTTGCTACAAAAGGAATGATTGCGCTTAGCCTTGACGGAAAAATCGTTCTGAAAAATTATAAAGGAATTTCGGAAGAAGTAAAAGATAACTTTCCAGACCTTGTTGCAACAGATGAATGTATCGACAGCAAGGGGTTCCGTGACTACCTGTTCGAGAATGGTTTTTTTGCTGTTGAAAAGATACACTCATCAAATGAATGTGTTGGACTGGTCTGCCTTGGAGAAAAACTTAATAAATCATCATATACAAAAGATGATCTTGAATTTTTACGGACAATCCTGAATATTTCAGCATCAGCAATACAAAATTCACTCGTCATTGACGAACTGAAAAAAGTAAACCGCGCACTTGATTCACGTATTCAAAGATTGAACGCTCTGTTTGAGCTTAGTAAAGAGTTCGGACTTTTTTCTGAAAGTACTAAAGTCGCCAAGCTATTAGTTTATTCGGTTATAGGACAATTCCTTATCTCGAAATTTGCAGTTGTTCTTTTTGATAATGAAGATATACAACTGCTCGAATCAAAATTTGATAATGATGCTTTGATAAACTCAATAAAAAAATATGGGTTTAATAAACTGAGCAATTCAATAACAAAAAAAGAAATTACCAGCACATATACAGAACTGGAAAAACAAAATATTGAGATCATCGTTCCGATGCAGCTGCAGGGGCAGACAAAGGGTTTGATCATTTTAGGAAACAGGATTCATAAACTTGAATACACTCCGTCAGATATTGAATTCATATATTCTGTCGGAAGCCTTGCAATAATTTCGTTAGAGAATAAAAGATTATTTGTTGAAGCACTTGATAAACAAAAACTTGAAGAAGAGCTTGAAATAGCCAGGGACATTCAGCGAAACTTACTGCCTCATTCAATACCTGATTTCAGAAGTTTTGATATTGCGGCAATGAATCTTTCCTCAAAACAGGTCGGTGGTGATTATTACGATATCATTCCGCTTGATGATAAAACTTTTTGCGTTGCAATTGCAGATGTATCCGGGAAAGGCGTTCCGGCTGCTTTACTTATGGCAAACATACAGGCATTCTTAAAAATAATCTGCCGGCATGGGATGAACCTTGATGAAGCAACTGCATTAATAAATGATCTTATTACAGAAAACACTTCCGACGGAAAATTTATAACATTCTGCTGGGGAATACTTGAAGAAGATAAAAAGACACTCAATTATGTTAACGCTGGTCACAACCCTCCGCTGCTGATACGAAATGGAAAAATTCAAAAACTTGAAAAGGGCGGATTAATTCTTGGAGTCATGAAAACGTTCAGACCTTATGAAACTGAACTTATTCAACTGCAGCCAGATGATGTGATTGTAATGTTCACGGATGGCATAACTGAAGCGATGAATAAAGTAGGTGATGAGTTTTCAGATGAAAGACTTGAAGCACTCGTGATTAAAAATACCGATAAAAACGCAGCGGAGATTCTGTACACAATCCAGCAGGAAGTTAAAAACTTCGCGACGGGAGCGCTGCAGTCCGATGATATAACATTGATTGTAATAAAAGTAAATGGTGAAACTGAAACCAAAGGAATATCGGCATGAATGATATAAAAAGTCTTCTGCTGAAATTCCGTAATC
It includes:
- a CDS encoding SpoIIE family protein phosphatase, whose product is MKANLLHLRKNSRFRLFIGIVTALFFYKIFLIKNESLVTSFIGELLILCTIITLTFYLTEIIRSRKINPLSVVLNIGILNAVLFFIITFSGDLLSGLFGNIEAKLNRPGLFFSIILFAYVLFVIVSVSYIFLSFRELFYFKQKRNVSVYFNTMVVFFVLASLTTILDSNADLSFISNTFLIVSIILVSINSIRISWIAFIIKKEKISLLILSVIISALFIVNLVNSNDANSHTKLLSAYSPALSKFLQIILIYGAVYFSVLFFTTLFHIPTAEAFDRKAQEVSSLQFFSKLITRVLDFSELGETVADLAIRICNAHSAWVIWNDGGELKTLSYKNIGYVDAELITNFFLSTKRKGDINSTVTLNLAKIENRESLNEKYNQASVSPLKTHNEIKGYLITLKKDDQIFDEEDKNALDTFADYASVAFENSRLLEESIEKERMERELDVAREIQRKILPSQNPYYKGILISSVFIPAFEVGGDYYDFFNISQNKMGFVIADVSGKGISAAFIMAEMKGVFESLSHTISSPKNILVKANHILKNSLDKKSFISAAYGVIDLDDGVLTLARAGHCPVLLIRNGNVERLRPSGIGLGLDFTANFEMQLDEIKIELNENDLLILYTDGITEAKNSEMEDFGENHFEKILIENADHDLDIISNKVIKEITLFSTNNSQHDDISLVILKWKKQFIKNESGSLPGLNKMEKKNVGI
- a CDS encoding STAS domain-containing protein is translated as MSEFSTMVSDKGDVSIIYLKGYLDAHTAPALENTFASLIDKGRYSTVVNFKDLAYISSAGLGVFMAFIEKMRENKGDIKLTNMTDKVYNIFDLLGFPLLYEIFKTEDEALTKFNEIKKSEK
- a CDS encoding ATP-binding protein; its protein translation is MKSDKKKALRKELVVKSKTDNLSKIRDFLFTAAKEIGFTSDAIDNMTLAVDEACTNIIKHAYKSHPDGEIIIRLLYAEGKLTITIIDYGTAFEPDTIPPPDLKKYYQQHRVGGLGMYLMKTLMDEVKYVSIPGKYNQVLLSKNLNTPG
- a CDS encoding SpoIIE family protein phosphatase, with the translated sequence MSEVDGLRVKRNLTALIDFSRIINSSLDLNFITNNVLLTCMGKFLATKGMIALSLDGKIVLKNYKGISEEVKDNFPDLVATDECIDSKGFRDYLFENGFFAVEKIHSSNECVGLVCLGEKLNKSSYTKDDLEFLRTILNISASAIQNSLVIDELKKVNRALDSRIQRLNALFELSKEFGLFSESTKVAKLLVYSVIGQFLISKFAVVLFDNEDIQLLESKFDNDALINSIKKYGFNKLSNSITKKEITSTYTELEKQNIEIIVPMQLQGQTKGLIILGNRIHKLEYTPSDIEFIYSVGSLAIISLENKRLFVEALDKQKLEEELEIARDIQRNLLPHSIPDFRSFDIAAMNLSSKQVGGDYYDIIPLDDKTFCVAIADVSGKGVPAALLMANIQAFLKIICRHGMNLDEATALINDLITENTSDGKFITFCWGILEEDKKTLNYVNAGHNPPLLIRNGKIQKLEKGGLILGVMKTFRPYETELIQLQPDDVIVMFTDGITEAMNKVGDEFSDERLEALVIKNTDKNAAEILYTIQQEVKNFATGALQSDDITLIVIKVNGETETKGISA